One Streptomyces lincolnensis genomic region harbors:
- a CDS encoding ATP-binding protein: MSPERTHWIELPALRSSVQVARRSVNARMTAWGLPAEICADAVLLVSELVTNAVCHTRSVQVLCGIGRVTDDCLRLEVHDHDITVGRLPRCEAGPEDESGRGLFLVQEIARTWGFARSRLTGGNAVWATLTTGG; this comes from the coding sequence GTGAGCCCGGAGCGCACGCACTGGATCGAGCTCCCCGCGCTCCGCTCCAGCGTCCAGGTCGCCCGCCGTTCGGTGAACGCCCGCATGACCGCCTGGGGACTGCCCGCCGAGATCTGCGCGGACGCGGTGCTCCTGGTGTCGGAACTGGTCACCAACGCGGTGTGCCACACGCGCAGTGTGCAGGTCCTGTGCGGCATCGGACGCGTGACGGACGACTGTCTCCGCCTGGAGGTGCACGACCACGACATCACGGTCGGCAGGCTGCCCCGCTGCGAGGCGGGGCCCGAGGACGAGAGCGGACGCGGACTGTTCCTCGTGCAGGAGATCGCCCGCACCTGGGGATTCGCCCGTTCCCGGCTCACGGGCGGCAACGCGGTGTGGGCGACCTTGACGACCGGCGGCTGA